The region GTCAAGAATGGACGCAAGCGTGGCGCGAACGTAAACAACTTACCAATAATGATACAATAAATGGTTTAATTTCTCGTTACGGCTTGGAAGTACGTCATTTTGACTATACTGATATTGTAGCTTTGCAAACAACTAAACCAATCAATACATACGCTTTAGCAAATACTCTAGAAACTATCCCCGGAATTACTAATGCTAAGGTAAAAAAAGGTGTCAATAATCTCCTGAGTCGAGATATTGAAGCCGAAATAAAAGATAATTACATTCAGTTAAATTATCGCCTAAGTTTGTCTGATTGTGTGTCAGGTTGTAGCGCAGAAAACTGGGTTTTTCAAGTTGATTCAGAGGGAAAAGTTAAGTATCTTGAAGAAATTAACCTCGAAAGTGGAATTAAAGGGCGATCGCTATTTATAACC is a window of Oscillatoria salina IIICB1 DNA encoding:
- a CDS encoding carboxypeptidase-like regulatory domain-containing protein → QEWTQAWRERKQLTNNDTINGLISRYGLEVRHFDYTDIVALQTTKPINTYALANTLETIPGITNAKVKKGVNNLLSRDIEAEIKDNYIQLNYRLSLSDCVSGCSAENWVFQVDSEGKVKYLEEINLESGIKGRSLFITSGGAPPPPWLPQNITIAPAVYAIAVYNQTGKQVTRIIPDENGSFQVNLKPGVYHLHPESSAREGFSLSNKDQKQVTVTQGQYTTINFNYFVAMP